The genomic segment GACCTACCCGTTCACGATGTTCGGCGGGCAGTGGGCCGAGCGCACGCTCGACCTCGTCACCGGCATGCCCAGCAGGGGCGACACCGTGATCGGCAACGACGTCTGGATCGGCTACCGGGCCACGGTGCTGCCCGGCGTGCGGATCGGCGACGGCGCGATCATCGCGGCCGGCGCGATGGTGACGGCCGACGTGCCGCCCTACACGATCGTCGGCGGAAATCCCGCGAAGCCGATCCGTGCCCGCTTCGACGACGCCGACGTCGACGCACTCCTCCGTGCCGCCTGGTGGGACTGGCCGGTGGAGCTGGTCACCGAACACGCCCGTTCGATCATGGCGGGCACCCCGGCCGACATCGCGCGCATCGCAGCGGAACACGGATTGGAGCGCCCATGACGACACCCGCCATCACCGACCACTGGGTGGCCGGGGAGCGCGGCAGCGGAACCGGTCCGTACGGCGTGACCGTCGGCCCCGACGGCGCGGTGTGGTTCACCATGGCCCGCTCGGGGTGCGTCGGCCGGTGGGTTCCGGGTGAGGAACCGACGCTGCACCGCCTCGCTCCCGACTGCCAACCCACGGTGATCGTCACCGGTCCGGACGGCGCGCTGTGGTTCACCGAGACCCAGGGCCACCGCATCGGCCGCCTCACCACGGACGGCGAGCTCACCGAGTTCGCGACACCCACGGGCGAGTCCGGCCCGTACGGGCTCACGGTGGGTCCGGACGGTGCGATGTGGTTCACCGAACTGAACGCCGACCGGATCGGGCGGATCACGAGCACCGGGGAGATCACCGAGTACCCGCTGACACGCGCGGGCGCCTTCCCGTCGGCGATCGCCACGGGCGCCGACGACGCCCTGTGGTTCACGATGAACCAGGCGAACGCCGTGGGGCGCCTGGCGATGGACGGCACCGTGACGGTGTACGACCTGCCCACCGAGGCGGCGGGCCCGGTCGGACTCACCGCGGGAGACGACGGAGCGCTGTGGTTCGTGGAGATCATGGCCGGTCAACTCGGGCGCATCACCACGACGGGCGAGATCACCGAGTATCCCCTGCCCGACCGGAACGCGAAGCCCCACGCGATCACCGCCGGAGGTGACGGGAGGTGCTGGTTCACGGAGTGGGGTTCGGGCCGCGTCGGTTCGATCACGTCCGAGGGTGTCATCGACGTGTACGACCTGCCCGTCCCCGCGAGCGAACCGCACGGCATCGCCGTCGGCCCCGACGGGGTCGTCTGGGCCGCGTTGGAGGTGGGCGCGCTGGCGCGCATCGACACCCGGAGGCGAGACGGCTGACCAGCCGGAGGACATGCACCGACGACATCCTGGGGGTTCTGTGAGTGAGAAGGCTGTCGACGTCGAGGTCGAGTTCGACCGGCAGGTCGAGCGCCTCGTCGAGCTGGGCTATCCCGAACTGGCGGGCCGGCCGGCCGAACGCTTCGGCGAGTCGGTGGCGCCGCTGCGTGAGCTGGTGAGGTCGCGAACGATCGGCGAGCACGACCCGGAGAACGGGCGGGTGGGGTTCGCGCTCGTGGTGACCCGGCGGCTGGTGCCGATCGAGCAGGCGATGCAGCGGACGGCGCTGGTCGGGAGGAGTACGCCCGGGTTCGTCGACCGGTCCTTCGAGGAGGGTTCACTGGCGCGGTTCGTCGCACCGGAGGCGGTGCACGTGCCCGACGCGGACGCCTACCTGCTGTTCGACGTCGACCGGGGCGAGGAGTTCTGCGGCGCGGTCCCGGTCGACGCGATGGACGCGATCGCCGGGCGCGAGCGCACCGTACTGACCATCGAGGAGGGCATCGCGCTGCTCACGCTGTATCCGGAGGTGCTGGTGAAGAACAAGTGCTACATGCTGGGCGGCTCGCGCTGTGGCGACCGCCGGGTGCCCGCTCTCTGGATCAGCCGGAACGCGCCGAAGCTGGGGTGGTGCTGGGAACGCAACCCGCACACCTGGCTCGGGATGGCCTCCGCGGCGAGCCGGGTGGCGGCCGCCTGACCGCGTTTCGCGGGCAGAACGCGGTCGGGCTCGGCTGCGGTGGCGCGTTTCGCGGGCAAAATGCGGTCGGCGGGCGGTGGCGCGTTTCGCGGGCGGAACGCGATTCGCCTCGGCCGTGGGGCCACGTTCCGCGGGCGGACGGCGGTCGGCCCTCCGGCGCCGACCGCGTTTCGCGGGCAGAACGCGGTCGGCGGGCGGCCGGGCCGCCCCACCGGCGCTGGTCGTAGGCTCGAAGGGTGCTTGTACTCGCCATCGACACCGCCACGCCCGCCGTGACGGCCGGTGTCGTCGATCTGGGGGAACAGTCGGCCACCGTGCTCGCCGAGTGCGTCACCCACGACGCCCGCGCCCACGGCGAGCTGCTGACCCCGCACGTGCTGGAGGCCGTCGGCGCCGCCGGAACGACGCTGCACGACCTCGACGCCGTGGTGTGCGGGGTGGGGCCGGGCCCGTTCACCGGGTTGCGGGCGGGCATCGTCACGGCGGCCGCGCTGGGTGACAGCCTCGGCATCCCCGCGTACCCGGTGTGCAGTCTCGACGCCATCGCCGCCGACGTGGTGCGTGACGCCGACGCGCCCGAGCCGTTCGCGGTGGTCACCGACGCCCGGCGGCGTGAGGTGTACTGGGCCGCCTACGACGCCGACGGCACCCGCACGAGCGGGCCCGAGGTGTCGAAGCCGGCCGACCTCGACGAGGCCCTTCGCCGCGTCGAGCACGCCCACCCCACCCCGGCCGGCCTGGCCCGGGTGGCTGCGAACGCGGTGGTGTCCGGGGCCGAGCCGGATCCGCTCACTCCGCTCTACCTGCGCCGTCCCGACGCCACGTTGCCGGGCGCGCGGAAGCGGGTGACGACGCCGTGAGGCTCGAACCGCTGCGTCGTCGCCACATCCGCGCGTGTGTGGAGATCGAGCGACTCCTGTTCTCCGGCGACGGCCCGTGGAGTGCGGCGGCGTTCCACGCCGAGCTCGACGCGGGCGGGTACTACCTGGCCGCGTTGGACGACGAGGACGACCGCCTGCTGGGCTATGCGGGGTTGGCCGTGGTCGGCAGGCCGGGCGACTGGGAGACGGGCCTGCACACCATCGCCGTCCACCCGGATCACCAGGGCAAGGGGATCGGGACCGCGTTGCTGCGCGCCCTGCTCGTTCGCGCGGACGAGTTGAGCGCGGCGGTGGTGCTGGAGGTTCGCACCGACAACGACACCGCGATCGCGCTGTACGAGCGGTACGGGTTCGAGCGGGTCGGGCTGCGCAAGCGGTACTACCAGCCGTCGGGTGCCGACGCGTACACGATGGTGCGACCGGCGCGTCGCACGCAGGAGGTGGCAGGCTGATGCCCAGGATCGTGATGGGCGTGGAGAGCTCGTGCGACGAGACGGGCGTCGGGCTGGTGCGCCTGCACGACGACGGCACCGTCGAGTTGCTCGCCGACGAGGTCGCCAGCAGCGTGGAGCTGCACGCGCGCTTCGGCGGTGTGGTGCCCGAGGTGGCGAGTCGCGCTCACCTGGAGGCCATGGTTCCCACGGTGCGCAGGGCGTTCGACACCGCGGGCCTGGCGATGTCCGATGTGGACGCCATTGCCGTGACGGCGGGGCCGGGGCTGGCCGGTGCGCTGCTGGTGGGCGTGTCGGCGGCGAAGGCCTACGCCGCCGCGCTGGACGTCCCGCTGTACGGCGTGAACCACCTCGCGGGACACATCGCCGTCGACACCCTGCAGCA from the Saccharomonospora azurea NA-128 genome contains:
- a CDS encoding Vgb family protein is translated as MTTPAITDHWVAGERGSGTGPYGVTVGPDGAVWFTMARSGCVGRWVPGEEPTLHRLAPDCQPTVIVTGPDGALWFTETQGHRIGRLTTDGELTEFATPTGESGPYGLTVGPDGAMWFTELNADRIGRITSTGEITEYPLTRAGAFPSAIATGADDALWFTMNQANAVGRLAMDGTVTVYDLPTEAAGPVGLTAGDDGALWFVEIMAGQLGRITTTGEITEYPLPDRNAKPHAITAGGDGRCWFTEWGSGRVGSITSEGVIDVYDLPVPASEPHGIAVGPDGVVWAALEVGALARIDTRRRDG
- a CDS encoding CatB-related O-acetyltransferase — translated: MTPDPTTIHPLREHERVVFLKPLVTAPHIVVGEYTYYDDPHHATEFETRNVLYAYGPERLVIGKYCAIASGATFLMAGAEHPTMGVSTYPFTMFGGQWAERTLDLVTGMPSRGDTVIGNDVWIGYRATVLPGVRIGDGAIIAAGAMVTADVPPYTIVGGNPAKPIRARFDDADVDALLRAAWWDWPVELVTEHARSIMAGTPADIARIAAEHGLERP
- the rimI gene encoding ribosomal protein S18-alanine N-acetyltransferase is translated as MRLEPLRRRHIRACVEIERLLFSGDGPWSAAAFHAELDAGGYYLAALDDEDDRLLGYAGLAVVGRPGDWETGLHTIAVHPDHQGKGIGTALLRALLVRADELSAAVVLEVRTDNDTAIALYERYGFERVGLRKRYYQPSGADAYTMVRPARRTQEVAG
- a CDS encoding DUF5701 family protein is translated as MSEKAVDVEVEFDRQVERLVELGYPELAGRPAERFGESVAPLRELVRSRTIGEHDPENGRVGFALVVTRRLVPIEQAMQRTALVGRSTPGFVDRSFEEGSLARFVAPEAVHVPDADAYLLFDVDRGEEFCGAVPVDAMDAIAGRERTVLTIEEGIALLTLYPEVLVKNKCYMLGGSRCGDRRVPALWISRNAPKLGWCWERNPHTWLGMASAASRVAAA
- the tsaB gene encoding tRNA (adenosine(37)-N6)-threonylcarbamoyltransferase complex dimerization subunit type 1 TsaB, translating into MLVLAIDTATPAVTAGVVDLGEQSATVLAECVTHDARAHGELLTPHVLEAVGAAGTTLHDLDAVVCGVGPGPFTGLRAGIVTAAALGDSLGIPAYPVCSLDAIAADVVRDADAPEPFAVVTDARRREVYWAAYDADGTRTSGPEVSKPADLDEALRRVEHAHPTPAGLARVAANAVVSGAEPDPLTPLYLRRPDATLPGARKRVTTP